In one Desulfomicrobium escambiense DSM 10707 genomic region, the following are encoded:
- a CDS encoding LysE family transporter translates to MLELVTVATITILAVISPGADFAMVTRNSMVISRRAGVLTAAGISLGVLVHVAYSLLGVGLVISRSEMLFSLIKYLGAAYLVWLGIGMLRAMPAAPGAVPLPPLSDLGALRRGFLTNATNPKTTLFVVSLFTQVISPRTPLPVQLGYGAFMSLAHLAWFVLVALAFSSVPAQRVVASARHHVERGIGGVLVCLGLTLALASLRQA, encoded by the coding sequence ATGCTCGAACTCGTCACCGTCGCCACCATCACCATCCTGGCCGTCATCAGCCCCGGCGCGGATTTCGCCATGGTCACCCGCAACAGCATGGTCATCTCCAGGCGGGCCGGAGTGCTGACCGCCGCCGGCATCTCCCTGGGCGTGCTGGTCCATGTGGCTTATAGCCTTCTGGGGGTGGGACTCGTCATTTCCCGGTCGGAGATGCTTTTCAGCCTGATCAAGTATCTGGGCGCAGCCTATCTCGTCTGGCTCGGCATCGGCATGCTTCGGGCCATGCCCGCGGCGCCCGGCGCGGTGCCCTTGCCGCCCCTGTCCGACCTCGGCGCCCTGCGCCGCGGTTTTCTGACCAACGCCACCAACCCCAAGACCACCCTCTTCGTGGTCAGCCTGTTCACACAGGTGATCAGCCCACGGACACCCCTGCCGGTCCAACTCGGCTACGGGGCGTTCATGTCCCTGGCCCATTTGGCGTGGTTCGTCCTGGTGGCCCTGGCCTTTTCCTCCGTTCCGGCCCAGCGGGTCGTCGCCTCGGCCCGGCACCACGTGGAGCGGGGCATCGGCGGCGTCCTAGTCTGCCTGGGCCTGACACTGGCCCTGGCCTCGCTGCGGCAGGCGTGA
- a CDS encoding sensor domain-containing diguanylate cyclase, with protein MSIRTKVFLIIFVLFAALGAADFIIQRFIIYPSFLELEYREAGENLQRIFHAIDRETYHVGRLCRDWATWNDSHDFMATGSERFIESNLSDDSLDNISLNMIAFCDTRGNIVWSRVRDLEEKTTLQLGFMDGGHIDLKHTTLSVHPSPEGGRGNRGIFNTEAGPMLFASREILRSDGSGPSNGFLIMGRFLNQAMLETLKEQTRLSFEIVAPFDTSKMLCRTAGMKPMTVGDLHYFTKTEGGNMVSCAGYQDETGETLFGVQYLFPRETTRKGLASIRYAVFLVIGSGVTVLVILNLMMQAVVLRPLKRLTDHAVKLQEEGDYSLRLGLERKDEIGVLAKSLDSLVQTISDRTVELQRANEQLTQLSLNDALTGIANRRMFDVYLKQEWRRAMREQAPLSIMLADVDHFKNYNDTYGHQQGDMCLIGVAAVMQLHMQRPADLLARYGGEEFAVILPGTDAEGAGHIAGVLAQAVRDLRIEHSGSDAAPCVTLSIGVVTTIPSPEEGDGSMDILLEQADQALYQAKNSGRNKVQTWTPEQLKAE; from the coding sequence ATGTCCATCAGAACCAAGGTCTTCCTCATCATCTTCGTTCTCTTCGCCGCCCTTGGAGCTGCGGATTTCATTATCCAGCGCTTCATCATCTACCCCAGTTTCCTGGAGCTGGAATATCGGGAAGCCGGCGAGAACCTGCAGCGCATCTTCCACGCCATCGACCGCGAAACCTACCACGTGGGGCGTCTGTGCCGCGACTGGGCGACGTGGAACGATTCCCACGACTTCATGGCCACTGGCTCCGAGCGCTTCATCGAAAGCAACCTGAGCGACGATTCCCTGGACAACATCTCCCTGAACATGATCGCCTTCTGCGACACCAGAGGCAACATCGTCTGGAGCCGCGTCCGCGACCTGGAGGAAAAGACGACGCTGCAGCTCGGCTTCATGGACGGGGGACACATCGACCTGAAGCACACGACGCTCTCCGTGCACCCCTCTCCCGAAGGCGGCAGGGGCAACAGGGGCATATTCAACACCGAAGCCGGGCCCATGCTCTTCGCCTCCCGGGAAATTCTGCGCTCCGACGGGTCGGGCCCCTCCAACGGCTTCCTGATCATGGGACGCTTCCTGAACCAAGCCATGCTCGAGACCCTGAAGGAGCAGACCCGCCTGTCCTTCGAAATCGTCGCCCCCTTCGACACGTCGAAGATGCTCTGCCGCACGGCCGGCATGAAGCCCATGACCGTCGGCGACCTGCACTACTTCACCAAAACCGAAGGCGGGAACATGGTGTCCTGTGCAGGATACCAGGACGAAACCGGCGAAACCCTTTTCGGGGTCCAGTACCTCTTTCCCCGCGAGACCACCCGCAAGGGCCTCGCCAGCATCCGTTACGCCGTCTTTCTGGTCATCGGTTCCGGCGTGACCGTGCTCGTGATCCTGAACCTGATGATGCAGGCCGTGGTCCTGAGGCCCCTGAAGCGTCTGACCGACCATGCCGTCAAGCTGCAGGAGGAGGGTGACTATTCCCTGCGCCTGGGGCTCGAGCGCAAGGACGAGATCGGAGTCCTGGCCAAGAGCCTCGATTCCCTGGTCCAGACCATCAGCGACCGCACCGTGGAACTCCAGCGGGCCAACGAACAGCTCACGCAGCTCTCCCTGAACGACGCCCTGACCGGCATCGCCAACCGTCGCATGTTCGACGTCTACCTCAAGCAGGAATGGCGACGGGCCATGCGCGAGCAGGCACCCCTGTCCATCATGCTGGCCGACGTGGACCATTTCAAGAACTACAACGACACCTACGGGCACCAGCAGGGCGACATGTGCCTCATCGGCGTGGCCGCTGTCATGCAGCTGCACATGCAGCGTCCGGCCGACCTGCTGGCCCGGTACGGCGGGGAGGAGTTCGCCGTGATCCTGCCGGGCACCGACGCCGAAGGGGCCGGGCACATCGCCGGGGTCCTGGCGCAGGCCGTTCGGGATCTGCGCATCGAGCACTCCGGGTCCGACGCAGCGCCCTGCGTGACCCTGAGCATCGGCGTCGTGACCACGATCCCCTCGCCCGAGGAAGGGGACGGCAGCATGGACATACTCCTTGAACAAGCCGACCAGGCCCTGTACCAGGCCAAGAATTCCGGCCGCAACAAAGTCCAGACCTGGACGCCCGAACAGTTAAAGGCCGAATAG